The DNA window TTTCAATGTCTCTGCGCTGGATGCGCTGACCGCCCAGACCTCGTCGCATTTTTCATAGAACGCCACAACATATTTGACTCCGAAATCGGCCAAAACTTCCTGCTTTGTGACCTGCAGAAAATCGTCGTAATATTTGGAGTGGAAAGTGCCGACCAGCGGAACTCCTTGTTTTTTGGCGATCCGCAGGCCTTCCTGACCTGCGGTAAACGGGCTGTGGACATGGACAATGTCAAAATCGATCATCTCCATGCGGGCGTGGTAGTGTTGGTCGAACAGCGGAACCCCTGCGCGATACTGCGGCATTTTCGGCAGCGGCATTCCGGCGAAATCTACGATCTCAAACGGATATTTGCCCCGACAGCCGGTGTCTGACATCGGCGCGATCACATAACAGTCATGCCCTTTTTGGCCAAGTGTCTGTGAATATCCCAAAACGACTCTACCGACGCCGTCGGCAATCGGTAAAAAAGAGTCGGTGAATTCTCCGATGCGCATATATTTCATACCTCCCTAATGCTGTACTCCATGCTTTTTATTTCTCTTTCGAAAACATCGTAATTTTTTCGTACCAATTTTTATATTGCTTCAGCGAGAACGGCGGTGTTCCGGTGACAAAATGATTGGTACCGCGTCCGTTTTGGGTACGCCATTCGATTAAAAACAGCGCTTTGTCGCTGTACATCGCGGGGATGCGTTCGAGCACCGAGAAGCCGTCGGCAGGAATCGAGAATTCCCGTTCAAACAGCGGTACACCCCTCTCATCACAGATCCGGACTTCACCCGAGAGCGGTTTGAGAGTATCGTTCACCGAGACCACGGGCAGGTTCCAGCTCTCCATCGCGCCGATCATGACGCAAAACGGCGTTTGGGAACGCTTGATATAGTCATAGGCGAGTTTCTTTTCAAAATACCAGTCGACCACTGCGTCGGACATCTGGGGCCAGCCGTCGAGCAGGTTCCACCACAAAATGCCGCTCTTGACCGATTTTTGGGTGCGCACGTTTTCGATGAAAAACTTCTTTGCTTCGGCTTGCGAGACCTGCGAAGCAAAAGTATAATCATCGAGATTGTCCGGCACTTCGCCGAACAACTGCCGGATCTGTCTTTCCATCAAGAGCACGCGGTAGTCGTTGTCACGCTGGTCGGAGGAATGCAGATTCCATTCGCTGTTGTTGGTATAAGGCCAGAGCTTATCCGGTGAGATGAATTTTTTGAGCGATTTTCGGCCCGGGCAGCCGTGGTAGCCGGTCTCGCTGAAAAAATGCGCTTTGGCGGTGGTATAAAAACTGCTCTTAAAATAGTCGCGCGGCCCCCAGAGGTGGAATTCCGGCAGCAAATCGTCGCGCTGCGCAGCTGCAAGTTCGTCGCAGATATACGGCGAACTGGGCAGATAGGGTCGGTTATAATCGTTTAGTTTGACGGCCTCCGGCAGTACCTTGCGGGTCAAAATATTCAGCGAGGGCAGGGTATGGTTTTGGTAAAGAATTGCGTCGCACTCGTTGTCGCCTGCCCAGAGCACCAGCGACGGGTGGTTGCGAAACTTTTTAATAATAAAAGCGGCCTCATCCGCGAGTTTTTTACAAAATTTCTCGTCTTGAGGATAGGCGTGGCAGGCCATGGCGAAGTCCTGCCAGACCATAATACCATGCTCATCGCAGAAGTCAAAGAAACAGTCCTCAGGGTAGAGGTTGCCGCCCCAGCAGCGCACCATATTGCATCCGATGTCATAAAGCAAATCGAGGGCTTTTTCATAACGATCCCTATCGCGGCTGTGGAAAGCGTCGAGCGGCACCCAGTTGGTTCCTTTGCAAATGATGCGCTGCCCGTTGATGATAAATTCGAACTTGCCGTTCTGACCGTCGGTGACTTCGCTGCGCGCGAGTTTCACGGTGCGGATTCCGACTTTAAGTGTCTTGTAAGCGACTTTTTCGCCGCCGATAAATATATTGACGGTCACCTCGTAGAGATTCTGGCCACCGTAATCGCGCGGCCACCACACTTTCGGAGACGGAACTTTCACACGGACTAACACGTCTTTATAATATAGTTTTTCGGTCACCGAAAACCTGCTCTCACCGCACACGCCGGTAATCTCAATGCGGGAACCGGATTTAATCTGCTCTAATCCGAGATCGGTCATCACCGCAAAATCAAGTTCGGCAGTGTCGGCGGTCAGCTTTAATACGTCGAATGCGACTTCGGTGACCGAGAAAGCGGGTTTTTCGTAAAGAAAAACATCTTTATACAGACCGAAAGTCACCGCGCGGGGCATGATGTCCCAGCCGAATTCATGCGGCGGCTTGCGCACAAACACCGAGTCGTGGTTGAGCGGAACGGTATTGCGGGTCATAAACGCGTCGGGGGTCTCATTGTAAGCAGCCAAAATCGGGCTGTGCAAAAGAACCGCAAGGGTATTGTGCGCTTTCAACAGGGCAGTGACATCGAATTCATATTCGATGAAAGAGTTATCGCTTTGACCAAACTTTTCGCCATTCAAATAATATTCGGCGATACAGTCGACACCGGAAAAATGCAGAATTGCAAGGCCTTTATAACCGGGGTTATCGAAGTTTTTCGTATAACAAAACGCGCAGTCCTCGAGGTCTTTGAGCGCGGTGGTGTTCATCCCGAAATAGAGGTCGGACGGCAAAATTCCCGCCGTCGAGAGGTCGAGTTCGACATTTCCGGGCACCGTCGCCGGACAGGTATTTGTGGGTTCGGAAAGGTCAAAATTGCCCTCCTTGTCCCAGAAAAGCGTCCATTTTCCGTTAAGAGATACCGTACGCATCAATTGATTCCTCCGTCAAGTCAAACATTTTTTGTCGGAACAATTTTAACATAACGGGTTTTGAAAAGCAAGTAAAGCGCCCCCGTTTCATTTTTTCTCGCAATATGATATAATTCAGCATTGGGTAAATCAGACTGAAAAAACGTGAAAATCGCATAATGAATGACTGTTGATGACAGAGTAAAAGGAGTGTCGAATTTGATAATAGGCTGGCAGGCCGGAATCTCTTATGAGAGCCCGACGGCTGAGGGAAACGATTTGCCGCACATGCTGCGGCTGCTCGACGAGATGGCTGAGCACGGCATGAATTATCTGAGCTTGATGATGACGAGCTATGCCCGATTCGATCCGGGTCACGATGGTTTCTGCTGGCCGGTAAAAGATCAAAAACTCGAATGTTTACGGGATAAAACTTGCCTGAATGCCGACGCGAAAACCGAATTTATTTCAAAAGTAATTGACGAGGCCAAACAGCGCAATATCGGCATACAGCTTTTTTCAAATTTAACGATATATAACCCCGAGAGAATCCGGGTATCATTTCCGAATGCCGCCGAGCAGCAATTGAAAAACGGGGAATTGTGCTCGTGGCTATTTTGTCCCACCAGCGCCGATGTATGGGACTTAGAACAGCGCGAGATTGCGGATTTGTTGGCGCTTTATAACCATCCCAATGTGAAATCGGTGGGGTATGAGCGGCTCAGCTTTGCGCCGGGTTCGTGTTATTGTCCTGCCTGTGCCGAAGAATTCAAGGCTGATACCGGCGGAGACATTCACGATTTTACCGACGAAGACATGTTGTTTGATCGGTGGAAAACCGATGTGATCACGGCGAAGATGAAACTATTGAATGAGAAAATCAAGTCGATCAAGCCCGGTACACAGGTCTATTTGCACTCGTCGTGTGCCGAGGGTTGGGGCCATGACCCAAACCGTCTGAAAGGTGCCTTGATCGACGCCGTGATGCCGCATATTGCACACTTTGAAACCACGCAAGCCCATTTTAACGCGTTGCTCGATAGGTTAGCACCCAACGACTTAGTGCTGCAAGTATGCGTACGCAATAAAGCGTTAAATAATTATCCGATTTGGACGAAAACTCCCGAGATGATCGGGCAGTTCGGCGATTGGATCAATGAATATCACGAAAAAGACAATCGACTTAGAGGTGTTTTATTCTTTAACGAGAACACGGTGTGCTCCGAAAACCGAAAAGCTGTTTATGAAGTTGCAAAACGGTTAAAGTAATAAAATTTCATTCTGTTTCTATAATGGATTGACAAGCGCATTGCGGCCCATTAAAACGGCTTTGTTCGCTAAAAAAAGTTAAATTTCGAAGTGATACAGCCGTGTGATTTATTACATTGCTGTATGGTTTTTTAAGAAGAGGAAAGTGATAAACTCACTGATTATTTGGATCGGTATTCGTTAATATAAAAATATAAAAGCGGGAGAACCTGGAGGATTGGGCTTTATGAAGCGTTACATAATTTTTATATTAGCAGTGGTATTGTTATTTAGCAGCTGTGCTGATTTGGGGCTGAAACAACCGGATGGGATCAGCTCGGCATCGCTAAAATCGAGCCGGGTTTCGGTTCAAAGCGAGCAATCTCCGGAAGCGGTTGGGGCGAGCCAAAATTCGAATCAACAGCAGAGCAGTCAATTTAAAAGCAGCCGACAATCCTCGGTAACCTCGGAGAGCATGGCGGACGCGATTTCTTCAGCCACCCTAAGCCGTTACCGCGAAAACGAAGTCACGGAATACGAGGGATTTCGGCTGGATCCCGCCGTCGGATCGAGAGATAATTCGATTAAGGGGATACAATATGTTGATCCCGAGGGGTTTGTGATAAAAATTGATGGTTTGGTCGATAAAACTATTGAACTGGATATCGCAAAAGTGCGGGCGATGCTGGATTATCAGCGGCTGGTGACGCTGCATTGCGTCGAAGGCTGGGAAGCCACGATCTTATGGCGCGGGGCTTTGCTTGCCGACTTGATAGATTTGGCGGGAGCAAAATCAACTGCCGACACGGTGATTTTTGAAGCGGTGGACGGGTATACCACCTCACTTCCGCTGGAATATGTGCTTTCGAAAAAATTGATTTTGGCTTATGAAGCCAACGGATTGGATCTGCCGCCCGATATGGGATATCCGTTCATCGTGGTGGCCGAAGCCAAGCGCGGGTATAAATGGGCTCGCTGGGTCAACCGCATAACACTGTCCGATGATTTAAATTACCGGGGTTACTGGGAGAGCCGTGGATTTTCAAATAAGGGAGATCTAAAATAATTGTTGACAAATGAAAAATATGGGCATATACTATAGATACATCAAAAATATTTGATGTGAGGTGAACGATCTTGGAAGATAAAAATGAAAAGCAAGCAAGGGTTTTCAAGGCATTCTGTGATGAAAACCGTCTGCGGATATTGGAACTGCTGCGCGGCGGAGAAAAGTGCGCCTGTGTGCTGATGGATAAACTCGATATGAGCCAGTCGGCGATCTCGTATCACATGAAGGTTCTGGTCGAGTCGGGCATCGTCGAGAGCCGCCAGGAGGGCAAGTGGACGCATTACAAACTCAGTGAAACGGGCAGTGCGCAAGCCGTTGAATTGTTGAGAGAACTGACTACACCTAACACGGTTTGTGATAAAGAAACCTGCTGCCAAAAATAAAGCCATCGCAATGATCCGCGGATGGCTTTTATCAAAACCAATACATCAAAATTATTTGATATGAAAGGGTAGCGCAATGCAAGTATTAAAAGCTATTTGGGACTTTATACAAACCCAAATTCTCGGTATGAAGTGGTTAAATGACCTCATCGGGAGCGGGCTTTCCGCCCTTGGATTGGATCTTGAAAACCGGTGGGTCAACAGCGCACAGTTTTTCCTTTATGATGTAATTAAAATCACGGTGCTGCTGTGCCTGTTGATTTTTGTGATCAGCTACATCCAGAGCTATTTTCCGCCGGAGCGCAGTAAAAAGATTCTCGGACGCTTTCACGGCATCGGTGCAAATACCGTTGCAGCGCTGCTCGGTACGGTTACGCCGTTTTGTTCGTGTTCGTCCATTCCACTGTTCATCGGCTTTACCTCCGCGGGCCTGCCGGTCGGCGTGACGTTTTCGTTTCTGATTTCCTCGCCGATGGTCGACTTAGGTTCCTTGGTGCTGTTGATGAGCATTTTCGGGGTTAAGGTTGCAATAATCTATGTTTTGTTCGGACTGATTGTCGCGGTTGCAGGCGGTACGCTGATTGAAAAACTGCATATGGAGAGATATGTGGAGAGCTTTATTCTGACCGCCGGAAGCGTGGACATCGAATCGCCCGATCTGACTAAAAGAGACCGGCTGGTTTACGCCAAAGAACAGATGTTCGCGACTTTTAAAAAGGTGATCCTGTACATTTTAATCGGCGTTGCGGTCGGTGCTGTCATTCACAATTGGATTCCCGAGCAATGGATCAGCGCCGCACTCGGCAGCAACAACCCCTTCGGCGTGATCATTGCGACATTGATCGGCGTCCCGATGTACGCGGATATTTTTGGCACGATTCCGATTGCCGAAGCCCTGTTTGCAAAAGGTGCGCAATTAGGTGTGATCCTGTCTTTTATGATGGCCGTTACAACGCTGTCGCTTCCGTCGATGATCATGCTTCGTAAAGCGGTGAAACCCAAACTGCTGGCACTGTTTATCGCAATTTGTACCGTCGGCATCATCCTGGTCGGATATCTGTTCAACGCACTTCAGACACTGATTATATAAAAACTTATCGGA is part of the Oscillospiraceae bacterium genome and encodes:
- a CDS encoding permease; protein product: MQVLKAIWDFIQTQILGMKWLNDLIGSGLSALGLDLENRWVNSAQFFLYDVIKITVLLCLLIFVISYIQSYFPPERSKKILGRFHGIGANTVAALLGTVTPFCSCSSIPLFIGFTSAGLPVGVTFSFLISSPMVDLGSLVLLMSIFGVKVAIIYVLFGLIVAVAGGTLIEKLHMERYVESFILTAGSVDIESPDLTKRDRLVYAKEQMFATFKKVILYILIGVAVGAVIHNWIPEQWISAALGSNNPFGVIIATLIGVPMYADIFGTIPIAEALFAKGAQLGVILSFMMAVTTLSLPSMIMLRKAVKPKLLALFIAICTVGIILVGYLFNALQTLII
- a CDS encoding metalloregulator ArsR/SmtB family transcription factor; protein product: MEDKNEKQARVFKAFCDENRLRILELLRGGEKCACVLMDKLDMSQSAISYHMKVLVESGIVESRQEGKWTHYKLSETGSAQAVELLRELTTPNTVCDKETCCQK
- a CDS encoding glycoside hydrolase family 2 TIM barrel-domain containing protein, with the translated sequence MRTVSLNGKWTLFWDKEGNFDLSEPTNTCPATVPGNVELDLSTAGILPSDLYFGMNTTALKDLEDCAFCYTKNFDNPGYKGLAILHFSGVDCIAEYYLNGEKFGQSDNSFIEYEFDVTALLKAHNTLAVLLHSPILAAYNETPDAFMTRNTVPLNHDSVFVRKPPHEFGWDIMPRAVTFGLYKDVFLYEKPAFSVTEVAFDVLKLTADTAELDFAVMTDLGLEQIKSGSRIEITGVCGESRFSVTEKLYYKDVLVRVKVPSPKVWWPRDYGGQNLYEVTVNIFIGGEKVAYKTLKVGIRTVKLARSEVTDGQNGKFEFIINGQRIICKGTNWVPLDAFHSRDRDRYEKALDLLYDIGCNMVRCWGGNLYPEDCFFDFCDEHGIMVWQDFAMACHAYPQDEKFCKKLADEAAFIIKKFRNHPSLVLWAGDNECDAILYQNHTLPSLNILTRKVLPEAVKLNDYNRPYLPSSPYICDELAAAQRDDLLPEFHLWGPRDYFKSSFYTTAKAHFFSETGYHGCPGRKSLKKFISPDKLWPYTNNSEWNLHSSDQRDNDYRVLLMERQIRQLFGEVPDNLDDYTFASQVSQAEAKKFFIENVRTQKSVKSGILWWNLLDGWPQMSDAVVDWYFEKKLAYDYIKRSQTPFCVMIGAMESWNLPVVSVNDTLKPLSGEVRICDERGVPLFEREFSIPADGFSVLERIPAMYSDKALFLIEWRTQNGRGTNHFVTGTPPFSLKQYKNWYEKITMFSKEK
- a CDS encoding molybdopterin-dependent oxidoreductase, which encodes MKRYIIFILAVVLLFSSCADLGLKQPDGISSASLKSSRVSVQSEQSPEAVGASQNSNQQQSSQFKSSRQSSVTSESMADAISSATLSRYRENEVTEYEGFRLDPAVGSRDNSIKGIQYVDPEGFVIKIDGLVDKTIELDIAKVRAMLDYQRLVTLHCVEGWEATILWRGALLADLIDLAGAKSTADTVIFEAVDGYTTSLPLEYVLSKKLILAYEANGLDLPPDMGYPFIVVAEAKRGYKWARWVNRITLSDDLNYRGYWESRGFSNKGDLK